Part of the Alteribacter lacisalsi genome, TTGGAATCAGTGAGGAAATTCAGGAATCGATGCTGCAAACGGATTGATGATAAGAACGCTGAAAACCCGCTAATCCATCTAGGGATTTTGCGGGTTTTTTGGTGTTCCACTCATCAGCAAAGCTTTTGGATGATCCGCTCCACTTAGTGGTATTTTGTCAGGTTGGATTTTAAGTTTTAAAATGAATAATTTAAAAAAGCAGACTGGAACGTTACCGGTTTTTAAAATCCGATGAAATGCCTTTCCCACCCCTGGTTTTAAGGGTGCTTATTCTCTCCATACCAGTAATGATTTGTTTTGCACGTTTTATTAATGTTTGTGTAGATTCAAGAGTCAGGGAGGCCTGGTGGGCATTTTCATCACTCCACACTTCATAAACATAAACAGCGTTTGGTTCGCTCTCAGAAATATTTACGAGATAGATCTCGCACTCATCGAGATTTTTCATTGATTCTGCCGCTTCCAGCAAAATTTCCACCATTGTGTCACGTTCGCCTTCCTGTATCATAAACTTTCCAAACAAACTGAATCTGCTCATATTGTCCTCCTTCATTTTGTCACCTGTTAATGATTTCTACATCCGAACTCGATTTTCTTTTTAATTCCATAAATAAAAACTAAAAAAAAGCATCTTCACGGATGATGCGAAGCGCGGATTCAGACCGCCAGCTGATTTACCATAAGTCCGCAGGTGCATTTGACGGATCAGCATACGATTATGATAGACTAGCCTTAAATCAAAATGTCGGGGGTAGAGAAATGAAAATATTCATCACACTGCTGATCGTTGCTTCACTTATTTCGCTCGCCGTTGGAGTGAAAAAGAAACATCGTAACATGACAATCATCTCCGGGGCAGCAAGCGTTGGCTTTCTTGTATTGTATATGGTTTTATTTCAGCTTTAACATAGACCTGGAAAACGTGTGAAGACATCATTGCCGTTTGTGTAATGGTGTTTTTTGATGTAGAAAAGATCCTGCAAATTGATAAGCGGTTGTAAGCTCCTTATCATGTAAAATAGAGGCATTGAACCATAAAAACTCAGGGAGTGCTCAAACATGAACAACGAAGTCATCTTACACGAAGCATTTAATAACGATACACTGTACAACACACTCAAATGGCGCTGCGAGCCGAAGCGGTGGTCAATTGACACTGCCGCTTCACAGCTTGTCATGTACACAGATCAGGAAACGGATTACTGGCAGCGGACGCACTACGGATTTCAAAACGATAACGGACATTTTCTTTACACGGAAACAGCAAAGAACTTCCGCATGACAACGCGTGTACACGCTGAGCCGCAGACAAAATACGATCAGGCCGGCCTGATGATTCGCTTTTCCGAGGATGTGTGGTTGAAAACGTCCATGGAGTACATACCGGGCGGGCGCAGTAAGCTGGGGGCTGTGGTGACAAACGGAGGCTACTCAGACTGGTCCACTCAGTTTGTCAATACCGAGGAGTGCCTCGAGCTGTTTTACCGGATATCCCGGATCGGACAGAACGTATATGTGGACTTCTCTTCGGACGGTTCGACCTGGAACCAGATCCGCATCGCCCATCTGGAGATTCCCGACGAGGAGTCAATTATGGCTGGCGTGTACGCGTGCAGCCCCCAGGGCGAAAACCAGGCAGTGCGCTTTGATTATTTAACTATTGAAGAGTTGTCAGGAGATCCGGAGGAAGTTTATCTGTAGGTGGAGTATTACCGTGGGGAAAAAGTCTTCGCATCTTTGTGAAGGCTTTTTTTCATACAATAAATTATTTATTCTGGTTATTTTGATATGATTTGCTTGTCTAGTACTAATGTACGAATGACATATGGATATTTATGTTAAAATAAACAGAAGAGATATACATACTGTGAAGGAATGTACTTAAACAAAAGGGGAGGTTTGTTGAATATGGAAATAGCTTTAAAAGACAATGAAATATTATTTATTCGACAATTTGAAGAAAAAGACTTTGGTAAAATCCAAGCTTTAAACAAAGAAGAAGGCTGGACTAATTTAGCCGAAAATCATTTAAATACCAAAGAAGCATGGGAAAATTCCAATGTATCCTATGTAGTGGAAACAGAGGAGCTAGGTATAGTTGGCTATGTAAGAGGATTAACTGATACTCGTGTTAGCCTATTTATTTGTGAATTGCTTATTGAGAAAAATTATAGAGGGTTAGGATTAGGGAAAAAAATTATTCACTATTTACATAATAAATATCCAACCACAAGGATTGAATTACTTGCTAATAGTTCATCCCGTTCATTTTATGAAGGGTTTGGTTTTCGTACTTTTTATGGATTTAGAAAAACAAGTCAAGAATAACCTTTTCTTCTTGTGCTAAGGGGTAACGATAGCTGAAGAAGCTGAGTTTGTTCCTGTTCAACAAACGGGGAGTTTAGTGAATACCGAATTATACTCTGTTACACCAAAAAACGAACATACATTCTATTTAGTGAAGGGGAGATATTATGAGAAAGTTAGTATTGTTTATTGCAATGAGTTTGGACGGATACATAGCAACAAAAGATGAGTCTTTAGATTGGCTATTTAATTCCGAAGGCGAAGGGGATAATGGTTATTTAGAGTTTTATGATACTGTTGATACAGTTTTAATAGGCAAAAAAACGTATGATTGGATAATGAAACACGAAACTGGAGATTTCCCGTATAACAACAAGGATTGCTATGTTTTTACAAGGTCTCTTATTGAGGATACCGAAGATGTAAGCTTTATAAATGAAGATATAGTTAGTTTTACAAACCAACTTAAAAACCAAAAAGGAAAAAACATTTGGATTGTGGGTGGGGGAGAATTGCTACAATCTTTTGTAGAAGAAAAATTAGTTGATGAAATTATTCTAACAGTTGCCCCGACTGTCATCGGAAACGGAATTCCTTTATTTAAAGAAGGAGATTATCAACTAGACCTATCATTAAAGGGTACTAGAAACTTCAATCAGTTTGTAGAACTACATTATACGGTTAAAAAATAAAGCTACGCTCGTTTCACTAATGGGGAGCGATAGCTGAATAAGCTGCCGCTGCTCATATTCAACAAACGGGGAGTTTAGTTGAAGAAGAATTAAATGGAAGTTGAATAATTATATTATTATAAAAACAGATTAATTTAAAGGAACAATTTCATTATTCTTAAAGGAAGACTATTAAAGTAAAAGAATAGGAGGATGAATGAAATGGCTAGAGAATGTTATGAGTGCGGGAACACAAACGAGGAAGAGATTGAGTATAAGACGGTTACTACTGACGAAGGTGACGGGAACGAAAAAAAGATGAAACTTTGGTTATGCATAGATAACGATGATTGTGAAATGAGAGTGTATAACAAGTATTACGCTAATAAGTAAAGATGAACAATTCGAGCAAGGCCACAGTGGAAGAAGGTAATTTGATTCCAACTACCGAATTAATAATTCTAGATAAAGAAAAAGGGGTACTGAATGGATATTTCGTATGATGATAAACATCATCTGCATTTAGGTTATTATGAAGATAACTGTGATTATGAGGCGATAGCTTTTAAAAGACAATTAGAAGATGTATGGGATATATTCTTTGATTTTCAAGGGTATGGGTTTAAAAATATTACCCCTAAAGATGAATTAACATTAGATCTATTTGGAACAAGAATATTTTCTATCGACAATAAAGAGATTGATTATAATACTGGAGTACAACGGTTGGAACAATGGTTATCATTAAATAATATGATTTAAATTATAACGATCGCTTTGTCTTTCATTTCTTATTCGTCTAACGGCACAGATTAGTTGAAGAAGGAACATTGAAATATAGAGGAGCGACTTAATAGATGCATTGCTTTTGCGAGCAAAAAGAAACATACGAGTTAAAAATTGAAGGTGATGTCGGAGCTGACTTTGTATGGTGCAATCAATGCGGTTGTAACCTTGATTTAGAAGTCTTTCCCATTTCAAATGAATTAAAAAGCGAATTGATGAAATGGGGAACTCAGTACGGAGAATGGATTGACTGGGATATAGATAAATTAATTTTCAATGGTATTGCAATGGAAGAAGAACATAATAAACAAGGTGCTAAATTATCAGAGAAAGTAAAGAATGAACTTAAAAAGAAATATAAAATAAAATTTTTCCCTTCATCAATGGCAAGAAGTTATGCAAACAAAAAGTATTGACGTTTGTTAAATTAACGGGTGCATTAGGTGAAGATCGAATGGATGGTTATTATTGCTTTAAATAAAGATTGTTCAAAACACAAGTAAAATAAACCTATTATAATTAGGTCTTTCAAGAGGTGAATTAAGTGAACGGTTTCCCAGAGGATATGAAGCTCATTATTCCAAAAGGATGTGATAATGCCCCAAGAAAACAAATAGTTATTGATCTTACAGTAGCTATATTAAAACAGCAAAATGAAATCATTAAGGAATATGCCGATGAATCTATTATATGGTTCCAATTAAAAGATAATAAAAAAATAGAAGGGCAATGTTCATTCATTACTACTTTGCAGGAAGAAAATAAAAACATTATTGATTGCCTTGAAATTTACCAAGTGATAACTCACGGGAAATTCGCTTCAATAAATGGTGTGATTTCATTAGCAAGTGGTACAAAAATTGATTTCTGCGATGTATATATGTTTAGTAATGCTGCAAGGTCTGGAAAAGTAAAGGAAATAAAATCATATAGACTAGAGCATTTAAATTAAAAGTTCTACTTAAACGGGAGCGATTGTCGGTGATGATTCACTTGGTTATGATCGATTTTGTTATTAGTTGTTGTTTGCTTTTATCTGTCTTACATCTTCATCATTTACTGTTTCTACTATCGGCTTCTTGAACTAACGGGATAGCGTTAGTTGAATAAGAAACAATTAAATTAAAAGCGGAGAATTCTCCGTTTTTATTTTTTTGAGAGCTAAGGGGATACTCACTTTTAAAAAGATAGGAAATTCTGTGTGACTTTATAAAGGGCCTAATCTTATACAAGGAGCAACCGTTTTAATTCAACACTATAAAACCCTTAATAATTTAAATGAATAGGATGAAAATGAATGCAGATTATTGAACTAAAGGATAGGAACAGCCTATTTGAAAAAGCGATTCATGTTTTTTGGGAAGTATGGGGTAACGACAGTAATTATAAATTTTATGAAGATGCGATGATTCATTCCTGCGGCAATTCAGCAGATCTTCCAAGGTTTTATGCAGCAGTTGAAAAGGGTGAAATCATTGGGACCTATGCATTATTAAGAAACGACCTTAACAGCCGGCAGGACTTGTGTCCTTGGCTCGCCTGCTTGTTCGTCAATGAAAGAATACAGAGGAAGGGAATTAGGCTCCAAGTTACTTGAACACAGTCTTAGAGAAGCAGCAAAAATGGGATATAGCAGGCTTTATTTATCCACAGATCTTGAGGGTTATTATGAAAAATATGGATGGGAAAACAGTGGAATCGTATATGGAGTAAGTGGGGCGCATATTAAGCTCTATGAAAAAGAAACCGGTTAAAAAAGCAATTCAAATGAAGTGTAAATACGGAGAGCGAGAGAAGAAGCCGTTGCGTCGGTTATGATGCCAACGGGGTGTTTAATTCAATAAGAGGAATGTAAAAAGGCAGCCTGATTCATCAGGCTGCCTTTCTCAATGATCTATTCCATTATATCATATATTTTTTGTAACAATCAGTCTTCATTTTTTCCATTTTACTGGTATTGCTGTATGTAGAATTGGTGGGAGGTGGATTGGTGGTTGAGTATATAATAAAGACACATGAAAACTTTACTGAGAAAATTGGGGAACTTGTATGTATGCTTGAACATTCGAGGGAAGTTACACTGCATGAGGTCTCGAAGTTAGAACAAAGGGAATTAGATTTTTTGCCAGATGATCATTCAAATTCAATAGGTTCTCTTTTATTACATATGGCATCAATTGAGTTTGTGCATCAGGTGATCTCGTTTGAAAAGAGAGATTTAACTAAAGATGAATACGTAAAGTGGGGAACAGCTCTGGAAATGGGAGATCAGGCAAGAAAAGTGATTAGAAATCATCCCGTTGATTATTACCTAGATGAATTATCAAAAGTCAGAGAAAGCACACTCACGTCTTTGAAATCAAAAAATGACAGCTGGTTATTTGAAGAGAGTAAATGGGGTAATGGTGTTGCTTACAATAACTATTATTTATGGTTTCACGTCATGGAAGACGAAATAAATCACAGGGGACAGATTAGAACGATTAAGAGACTGTTGCGAGAACGTAGAGGTTCATAGAGGGGGAATTTGTATTCGTTACGTTTATCATATGGTTCCAAAAACAATGATCGGTGCGAAACTGATTGCGTTAAATCAGTTAAAAACAAATCAGGAAGAACTCTATAACGAATATGCCAAAAAATATAATGACCATCCTGACAGAGAGAAGTTATTAGAAAGAAGAATCCCTAAATTAGATTGTCTGTGGAACGATGTGATTCATTTCCTGCCGCTGCATCCCTTTCGTGTTTACAGCGCTTTAAGAGAGACTGGTGTTCATGTAAAGGATGACGTAAAGTTTTATAAGGTGCCAATTTCGAATCTGAAACATAATAAAAATGCTTTTTATTTATACAGTAAAGATCTTTATAATGGCCCGGCAGCAGAGATGAATCGTGAGGATATCCGTCTGATTGATGTAGAGGAATATGAAGAATTATCTTCTATACCCGCTGACACCGTTCACTATTATAAAGAAGAACACAGCAAGGGAAACAGAAGGTTTGGCATGTTTCCCTATATCCCCCACATGCTCAGCTTAGGTGAAGTGGATGTTTCAGATGCTGAAATAATATGTTGGAGCGACGAAATCGATTAAAGGTAAAAAGAATCAGGAATCAGACTGGCAGGCAGATTGGGTGAGAGGGGTGACTTGATTGTGGAAAGCATCTGGAGTAAAGAAGATGACGATGGCAAACTGGAACCGTTAACGGATAAGAATATAAAAATAGCAGAAAAAAAGCTGAGGGTGAAGCTGCCGGATTCCTTTGTCAATATCCTGAAACAGCAGAATGGGGGGTATATAACATGTAATGCCCATCCTTCAGACGTCCCCACATCCTGGGCGGATGACCATGTTCCTGTTGACCATTTTTTTGGAATCGGAATGGGTAAAGAAAAGGGCATTCTGGATAGTGAGTATTTCATTCAGGAGTGGGGGTTACCAGACAATGTTGTTCTGATCTCAGGCGATGGACATTCATGGATTGCGCTTGATTACAGGGGCAGGAAAACCGAGCCCCCTGTTATTTTCATCGATGTTGATGATGAACAGATTGTTGAATTAGCGCAAGACTTTGATTCCTTTCTAAGTGGGCTGTATGTCCATGACATAGTATTTGAAGGTGAGTATGCTGAGAACCAGCAACGTCGCTGGACTATAACTGAACTGAATGCGGCATTTTCAGCTGATGATGAATTGGAAATAGCTTACGCGTTTGATTACCTTTTAGTAAACCCCACCGAGCATAAGCAATTTATTGAACAGAGCTTAATGAAACTGCTTCTGCATTCAAAATTAGAAATAAGAGAAACCGCAGCCAATTATGCTTTTCACTTTTATGAAGAAGGAATACTTTCCGAAAAATGTGTAGAAAGTATCGTGAAAATGCTGCGGCAGGATGATGAAATAGCATATTTCGCTGATATGTTTTTTCCTGATATTAAGATCTAAATGTTTATTTTCGCCTGGCGGGCTTGAAAAAATGCCACGAGGTAACCTTCCCCGTTTATCATCCAACACCAAAATGGCATGGTACGTAAACGAATATGTAACCAAAGGTACGAAGATCAAGTTCTTCGGACCTTTTTTTACGCGCCGGGAACAGGCGGCGGTTTTGATTTCAATTACATTCATTTCTATAAAACTGTTGATCATACAGCTATTATGTATTACTATATAGTTGTAGTGAGTGATACAGGATACCGGTGATACAGAATAGAGGTGATTAGCTTGGTGAATTTGACAGAAATGCTTAAAGGCGTGCTTGAGGGCTGCGTTCTTGAAATTATCAGCCGGAAAGAAACTTATGGCTACGAAATCACGAGGCAGCTTCATGATCTCGGTTTTACAGATGTTGTGGACGGAACCGTCTATACCATCCTGGTGCGGCTTGAAAAAAACAAACTGGTGGAGGTGACGAAAAAGCCATCCGAAAAGGGACCGCCCCGAAAGTTTTTCGCGCTTAACGATGCGGGCCGTGAGGAACTGCGGCTGTTCTGGGAGAAATGGAATTTTATCGCGGAGAAAATAACGGGTTTAAAGGAGGGGAAACAATGAACTTCTGGGAAAGAATCACGGGCAGCGATATGACGAAAGAAATGAAACGCTTCGAATCACGAGTCCAAAAGCTGCCTCCTGCGTATCAGGAGGCCTGGGAAGAAATCGACTCATACTTGTGGGAGCACGCAGATTTCACCGGCCGTAACCTTATGCCGATTCTTGACGGGGTGCTTGGTCTGCTTGAAGAAACAGCGGTGGAAGGGCTAAGTGTTCAGGAGGCTTTGGGTGGCGATATTGAAGGTTTCTGTTCCGCGTTGGCAGGCGAAGAAGGGGCAAAATCCTATCGGGATAAGTGGCGAGAGCAGCTCAATAACAATGTTGCGAGAAAATTAGGCAGATAGGAGGGTTCTCATGAGCATACGGGATATCATTGAAGGAAAAAAGGAATGGCGTGCGCATGTGGCGCGGGTCAAAGCGCTCCCTAAGGATTATCAGATTGTTTATAAAGAAATGCAGAAATACTTTTTTAAGGTTGGCCCTGTTGAGTTAACCGACGGGACCGATCTGCTCTCTGGGATTGTCGATCTTTTTGAGGAGGGTGCAGCCCAGGGAAAAGATGTGCTCGACGTGACGGGCAGTGATGTAGCGGCTTTCTGCGACGAGCTGATCAAAGATTCGGACACGTACGCTGACATCTGGCAGGAGGCTGCTGACCAGGAAGTGAACAGAGCCATGAAAATGTCTCAAGACAAAAGAAAGTGAGGAAACCAGGGACGGTTCTCGCGTGACAAAATGTCACGCGAGAACCGTCCCCATTTTTCAAAAAGGATACGTCTGAAGGTCGATGCCCCAGGCGATCGGAAGATAGAAGTACACAAACACAGCGATAATAAAGACGGAAAAGACGTTAATCCAGAAGCCTGCTTTGGCCATGTCGCCAATGCGCAGATCGGTGCTGGCGAAGACGACAGCGTTTGGCGGTGTGGCGACTGGAAGCATGAACGCACACGATGCAGCAAGGGCAGCGGCCACCATAAGCGCGTATGGGTGCACGTCGATGGCAAGGGCAAGGGACGCCATGATCGGAAACATCATCGTGGCGGTCGCCGTATTGGATGTGATCTCGGTCAGGAAAATCACGAGTGCGGTTACGGCAAGGAGAATCACGAAGAAGTTCACGGCTGTGAGCACGGTGAGCTGGTTGCCGATGTATTCTGCAAGGCCCGTTTCCGTAAATCCTGCGGCAATGGCTAGTCCGCCACCGAAGAGAAGCAGGATCCCCCACGGAAGTTTTTTCGCCGTGTCCCAGTCCATGATCCGACCAGGTGTCCGGATGGAAGGGATCAGAAACAGCGTTACGGCGGCAGCAATCGCAATCGTCGTGTCGTTAATTTCAATCGCCTGGACGTCGTCAAAAAGGAACGTGCGGCTGATCCAGAAAAACGCGGTAACAACGAACACAGCAGCTACGATTTTTTCCTCGGGCCGGACGCTTCCGAGGGCACGTTTTTCGCTCTGAATCACCTGCTGGCCGCCGGGAATGTCGGTGATTTTCATATTAAACTGCATTTTCACCAGGTAAACCCAGACGAGGAGGAGCATAATGACCGAGAGCGGGACACCAAACAACATCCACAGGGCAAAGGAAATATCGATGCCGTAGAGCTGTTCGACGACCCCGGCAAAAATGATGTTAGGCGGTGTTCCGATGAGGGTGGCAAGGCCGCCGATGGAAGCAGAATAGGCGATCCCGAGAAGAAGGGCGCGGCTGAATTTTACCCGTTCCACTTCCGTGTCACCTTCTTTGTTTTCCTTAAGGGACTTGGTGACCTGCAGGATGATTGCGGTTCCGATCGGCACCATCATCATCGCGGTCGCGGTGTTTGAAATCCACATCGATAAAAAGCCGGTGGCTGTCATAAAACCGAGGACGATCTTCGGGGTGCTTGTCCCGATCACGCTGATGATCGCAATGGCAATTCGTTTGTGGACACCCCATTTTTCAAGCGCCAGGGCGAGGATGAACCCGCCCATAAACAGAAAGATGGTATCGTCCCCGTAAGCGGAAACGACGGTGCCGCTCTCAAGGGAGCCGGTCATGGGGAAGAGGATGATCGGCATGATCGACGTCGCCGGGATCGGGATCGCTTCGGTGATCCACCACGTGGCGATCCAGATCGTGGACGCCAGAACGGCCCGGGCTTCCCACGATAAGCCTTCTGGACTGAAAAATAAAAGGGTCGCAATGAACAGAAGCGGACCGAGGATGAGGCCGATCAGCTGCCGCCGGTCGTAGGACCGGGGTTCTTTTTCCGGATCGGTATCCGTTTCCAGCTGTTTCGCCGAACTGCCGCTGTCTCCCGAACCTGTACGGCCCCCCGGGTTAAAAGTCAATAATTCGATCGCCTGATGGTGCCATTTCCACATCTGGTTCCATGTTATTGTAAGCGCACTCATAAACATACCTCCTTCAATGTTAAGTGTGTGCCAGGTGGGGACGGTTCTCGCTTTGCATCCCTCCCGCATCATCCCTGCTTGATCGGCGAATACCTCTGCTCTGCGGGAATATAGTAGAATTGATACTTTTAGAAGCAGGATTGATTGCCGTTAGAAAATCGCTGAAAGCAGGGGTGGAATCTTTGGGAAGATTGGATCCTGGGAAGCTGTCTGTTGAGTTCAGACCGGGTGTTACTGCCGTATCCCCCATACTTGGACGGAAATATACGCTCACACACTCGGATGTGACAGCTGAACTGTTCCTGACTGTAGGGCTCGTTTTTGACTACGACAAAGTGACGAGTATGAGGGATGAGGTCCTGGCAGAATGGAGCAGGTCCGGCACCGGCCTGATTCTTTCTGTCTGCTTGTATGTAGGGAATTTCGGACCGCACGTGAACGCCGTGCGCAACGCAGTCTTCAGGAGGGAACTGCCGCTGGCGCTTGAAGCCATCGTTTATGGAGATAATCAGTTTTTTGCCGTACATCCTCAATTAAATCATGCGGCTATATGGATCTCATTTGTTTCAGAAGATCCGGTCTACAGCCGGTGTGAATACTGGGGAACACCCCTCAATTATAAGTAAAAGATTTAGTGCGG contains:
- a CDS encoding GNAT family N-acetyltransferase codes for the protein MQIIELKDRNSLFEKAIHVFWEVWGNDSNYKFYEDAMIHSCGNSADLPRFYAAVEKGEIIGTYALLRNDLNSRQDLCPWLACLFVNERIQRKGIRLQVT
- a CDS encoding DUF1048 domain-containing protein, with amino-acid sequence MNFWERITGSDMTKEMKRFESRVQKLPPAYQEAWEEIDSYLWEHADFTGRNLMPILDGVLGLLEETAVEGLSVQEALGGDIEGFCSALAGEEGAKSYRDKWREQLNNNVARKLGR
- a CDS encoding DinB family protein produces the protein MVEYIIKTHENFTEKIGELVCMLEHSREVTLHEVSKLEQRELDFLPDDHSNSIGSLLLHMASIEFVHQVISFEKRDLTKDEYVKWGTALEMGDQARKVIRNHPVDYYLDELSKVRESTLTSLKSKNDSWLFEESKWGNGVAYNNYYLWFHVMEDEINHRGQIRTIKRLLRERRGS
- a CDS encoding dihydrofolate reductase family protein — protein: MRKLVLFIAMSLDGYIATKDESLDWLFNSEGEGDNGYLEFYDTVDTVLIGKKTYDWIMKHETGDFPYNNKDCYVFTRSLIEDTEDVSFINEDIVSFTNQLKNQKGKNIWIVGGGELLQSFVEEKLVDEIILTVAPTVIGNGIPLFKEGDYQLDLSLKGTRNFNQFVELHYTVKK
- a CDS encoding putative quinol monooxygenase, with translation MSRFSLFGKFMIQEGERDTMVEILLEAAESMKNLDECEIYLVNISESEPNAVYVYEVWSDENAHQASLTLESTQTLIKRAKQIITGMERISTLKTRGGKGISSDFKNR
- a CDS encoding staygreen family protein, with the protein product MESLGRLDPGKLSVEFRPGVTAVSPILGRKYTLTHSDVTAELFLTVGLVFDYDKVTSMRDEVLAEWSRSGTGLILSVCLYVGNFGPHVNAVRNAVFRRELPLALEAIVYGDNQFFAVHPQLNHAAIWISFVSEDPVYSRCEYWGTPLNYK
- a CDS encoding GNAT family N-acetyltransferase; translated protein: MKEYRGRELGSKLLEHSLREAAKMGYSRLYLSTDLEGYYEKYGWENSGIVYGVSGAHIKLYEKETG
- a CDS encoding DUF3986 family protein; its protein translation is MDISYDDKHHLHLGYYEDNCDYEAIAFKRQLEDVWDIFFDFQGYGFKNITPKDELTLDLFGTRIFSIDNKEIDYNTGVQRLEQWLSLNNMI
- a CDS encoding group-specific protein, which codes for MRYVYHMVPKTMIGAKLIALNQLKTNQEELYNEYAKKYNDHPDREKLLERRIPKLDCLWNDVIHFLPLHPFRVYSALRETGVHVKDDVKFYKVPISNLKHNKNAFYLYSKDLYNGPAAEMNREDIRLIDVEEYEELSSIPADTVHYYKEEHSKGNRRFGMFPYIPHMLSLGEVDVSDAEIICWSDEID
- a CDS encoding DUF1349 domain-containing protein — protein: MNNEVILHEAFNNDTLYNTLKWRCEPKRWSIDTAASQLVMYTDQETDYWQRTHYGFQNDNGHFLYTETAKNFRMTTRVHAEPQTKYDQAGLMIRFSEDVWLKTSMEYIPGGRSKLGAVVTNGGYSDWSTQFVNTEECLELFYRISRIGQNVYVDFSSDGSTWNQIRIAHLEIPDEESIMAGVYACSPQGENQAVRFDYLTIEELSGDPEEVYL
- a CDS encoding SLC13 family permease; this translates as MSALTITWNQMWKWHHQAIELLTFNPGGRTGSGDSGSSAKQLETDTDPEKEPRSYDRRQLIGLILGPLLFIATLLFFSPEGLSWEARAVLASTIWIATWWITEAIPIPATSIMPIILFPMTGSLESGTVVSAYGDDTIFLFMGGFILALALEKWGVHKRIAIAIISVIGTSTPKIVLGFMTATGFLSMWISNTATAMMMVPIGTAIILQVTKSLKENKEGDTEVERVKFSRALLLGIAYSASIGGLATLIGTPPNIIFAGVVEQLYGIDISFALWMLFGVPLSVIMLLLVWVYLVKMQFNMKITDIPGGQQVIQSEKRALGSVRPEEKIVAAVFVVTAFFWISRTFLFDDVQAIEINDTTIAIAAAVTLFLIPSIRTPGRIMDWDTAKKLPWGILLLFGGGLAIAAGFTETGLAEYIGNQLTVLTAVNFFVILLAVTALVIFLTEITSNTATATMMFPIMASLALAIDVHPYALMVAAALAASCAFMLPVATPPNAVVFASTDLRIGDMAKAGFWINVFSVFIIAVFVYFYLPIAWGIDLQTYPF
- a CDS encoding PadR family transcriptional regulator, translating into MLKGVLEGCVLEIISRKETYGYEITRQLHDLGFTDVVDGTVYTILVRLEKNKLVEVTKKPSEKGPPRKFFALNDAGREELRLFWEKWNFIAEKITGLKEGKQ
- a CDS encoding GNAT family N-acetyltransferase, with protein sequence MEIALKDNEILFIRQFEEKDFGKIQALNKEEGWTNLAENHLNTKEAWENSNVSYVVETEELGIVGYVRGLTDTRVSLFICELLIEKNYRGLGLGKKIIHYLHNKYPTTRIELLANSSSRSFYEGFGFRTFYGFRKTSQE
- a CDS encoding DUF1048 domain-containing protein, with the protein product MSIRDIIEGKKEWRAHVARVKALPKDYQIVYKEMQKYFFKVGPVELTDGTDLLSGIVDLFEEGAAQGKDVLDVTGSDVAAFCDELIKDSDTYADIWQEAADQEVNRAMKMSQDKRK